The genome window GCTAGGAGCCATAAAACCGGAAAGGGGTCCCTCCAACCAACTCTGGTTTTATGGCTCCcaaccaaactagcccttaaggcATTAGCGATGACATGTCAAAACACTATCAACCTTGTTATTTATCATGGTATCATCTTTATAGCGCTAAGGATCTAATAATTACCAGATTAACATTTGTTCATCTTACGTCGTTCGGTAGAGCTCGCAGCGGCGGCCGCTTCTACAGTTGGACTTTTTTCTCTTAGTGAAACACGATGGGTCCAGCTAAAGTTTGCATCAGCAGCAACAACTTTTTCTTGTTGTCGAATAGCTTCTATCTTAAATAGGCAAGATATGTCTCCTATCTAAAAGCAAGATATCCTTCTCTTTGTTACCATTGTCGTTTTGCAATATCGGGTTGATAGGTTCTATATGACTACTGATAGCATACCCTCCGGTTGTAGTTACTACTATTGTCGTTTTGCAATATCGTGTTGATTGGTTCTATATGAATACCGAATAGCATATCCTTCGTTTGTAGTTACTACTATTGTCGTTTTGCAATACAGTGTTGATAGGTTCTCTATAATTACCTAATAGCATATCCTCCGGCTGTAGTTACTACTATTGTCGTTTTGTAATCCGTGTTGATAGGTTCTATATGACTACCAAAGCGTATCCTCTGGCTGTAGTTACTACTACTGTCGTTTTGCAATACCGTGTCGATAGGTTCTATATGACCACCGAATAGCATATCATGCGACCGTAGTTACTACTATTGTCGTTTTGCAATACAGTGTTGATAGGTTCTATATAACTACCTAATAGTATATCCTCCGGCTGTAGTTACTACTATTGTCGTTTTGCAATCCGTGTTAATAGGTTCTATATGACTACCAAAGCGTATCCTCTGACTGTAGTTACTACTACTGTCGTTTTGCAATACCGTGTTGATAGGTTCTATATGACTAACGAATAGCATATCATGCGACCGTAGTTACTACTATTGTCGTTTTGCAATACAGTGTTGACAGGTTCTATATAACTACCTAATAGTATATCCTCCGGCTGTAGTTACTACTATTGTCGTTTTGCAATCCGTGTTGATAGGTTCTATATGACTACCGAAGCGTATCCTCTGGCTATAGTTACTACTATTGTCGTTTTGCACTACCGTGTCGATAGGTTCCATATGACTATCGAATAACATATCCTCTAGTTGTAGTTACTACTATTGTCGCTTTGCACTAACGTGTCGATAGGTTTCATATGACTATCGAATAGCATATCCTCTGGCTGTAGTTACTACTATCGTCGTTTTGCAATACCGTGTTGATAGATTAGATATGGTTACGAAAATGTATCCTCTGGCTATAGTTAATACTATTGTCGTTTTGCAACACCGAATAGCGCATCCTCCTGATGTAGTTACTATTCTATTGATATTTAATACTAATTTTGTTAGAATTAATATAAAAAAACTTTAGATATTTATTAGAAATTTAGTAGTCGCATCATACGCATAAGTATGTTGATTACCGTGGTAATTCAAACAAAAGTAAGGTATTTTTTCTCACAGTCACACTCATCTAAGTCAAAAGGAAACCACGTACAAAGACCAGAAAACCCATCATCATTCCAGCTCGCCTAGTCTCACTCTCAGAAAGACGAAATCCAGTGTGACCGTAGCAGCAGCAGCTTCGGATGGGTGCCTGATtggggaagaaaagaaaaggagaagaagCACACAGAAAtccatagcatatataaatggtcTCAGTTATTACGCTCCTCCCTTCTCCGCGTTTTCCACCTCAGTCCTAGCTAGCAGCTCCGTTTACTCATCCGTCACCCCCTTCCCCTCCATTCTCCATCCCTTCCCCAAGAAGCCGAGAGCGAGAGGCGCAATGGGCGACCGGGCGTACGCGCCGGCCGTGAAGCCGGTTCCCGTGCGGGCCACCAACGGCACCGCGAACGGCGGCGGCGTGGGGCCTCCGCGGCCCGCGCCGCCGTCCATGGTGCCCGGCGGGCGCGTGCCCCCTCCGCCGATGTACAGGCGGAGGCCCGCGCAGTCGCGTCCTCCGGCGCGGCGTGCCGGGCGGAGCGCCCGCGGGTGGTGCTGCGCGTGCTGCCTGTGGCTGACGCTGGTGCTGGTGGGGCTGGCGTTCCTGGGCGCCATCGCGGCGGGGGTGTTCTACGTGGTGTACCGGCCGCGGCCGCCCAGCTTCGCGGTGACGTCGGTGCGGCTGGCGGCGCTGAACGTGTCGGACTCGGACGCGCTCACCTCCCGCGTGGAGTTCACGGTGACGGCGCGGAACCCGAACGACAAGATCGCCTTCGACTACGGCGACATGGCGGTGTCCTTCGCCTCGGGCGGCGCGGACGTGGGCGACGCCGTGGTCCCGGGGTTCCTCCACCCGGCGGGCAACACGACGGTCATCCGCGCCGCCGCGTCCACCGCCGCGTCCACCATCGACCCCGTCCAggcggcggcgctcagatccaggAAGTCCCACGTGATGTCGGCGCAGATGGACGCCAAGGTCGGGTTCCAGATCGGGCGGTCCAAGTCCAAGAGCATCAACGTCCGCGTCAGCTGCGCGGGGGTCTCCGTTGGGCTCGCCAAGCCGGCTCCGGCTCCGGCtgcggccgcgcccgcgcccgcgcccgcgccggacGCGGAGCCGGCCCCGGCCCGCGGCCGTGGGCGTGGGCGGTCGCCGCGGTCGGTCGTACggacgtcctcctcctcctcctcctccggcggcggtggcggcgggaaGTTGACGCCGACGGACGCAAAGTGTAAGGTCCGCATCAAGATCTGGATTTGGTCGTTTTGATTTGATGGATGGGCGGATTCCATTTGGGGCTttggggggcggcggcggcggggtagAGAGAAAATTTTCCTCCTATTTTTTTTCCCCTTCTTGCTTCTTCTCTTGACAACAGTGTATGTGGATTTATTGGAGTAGTCTGTAAATGGTTTTCATTTTCGATACCCTTGTCCATCATCACAGCACAAACCTTTGTTTCCAAAAATTCCCAAATCCGCTACATGGATGGATGGATAACTGGCGTCAGATCCATGCTGCTTCTCTCGCGTTGTGCAATTCACCCCTCACTCCACACTCTACAGTGTCAGTAGCAGGAATCTACCAGTAGTTAGTGGTATTGTTTAGTATTATTAATCACAACTGGTGATTGATTGCTGACGCGTAAAGTAATTTAATTTCAGCGCTAAGCTAACCAGCGGTTTGTGCTCAAAGCTCGGATGCGGACTGTGGCTTTTTTTCGCTTGTCGGTGGCGTGACCGTAACGGCGGATGGATTTCCAGCTAATGCTAGGCTAGATCTCGTCGTCGGCATCCCTTCTTTTTAATTCCTTCTTGCCCCGCGCCCGCCTCGCCTGCGTGGTGGATGGATGGATTTGCGGGTCGCTTTCGTCATCCGGGGCCGGCCGCCTGGGGTGTGCGTGGGCCGTGGGGGTGCGCGTCCTAGctggaggaggcggctgacgtGCGGGACCGCGACGGTTGGGGGCCCACGTAGAGCAACAGCCCAGGTCTGAGGGTGGCGTCGCGGCCGCGTGGCGAGGGGATAGGACGTGTGTCGGGGACTGGAGTGGTGCTGGACTGCTGGGTTGGGattgttgagaaaccctaatgaagggttatgtgggcaaataccgaatatagccctgagggctatcgcgtctctatatatagaacatgtacccctcatatggaatagagaagagaaagagacCAGAGGCCCAACcatatatccagtgtctcgtgtgtttcctctgtcgtgcttatgggaagggagacgagtcttctacagcttctcgcgcctctactgctgacgggagggaagggagcggatctggtgatccgtgataACGTAGTTTtcaaacacgttatcagcacgctctacctcgacgttgctgcggATCTGATCTACATCAACTCTCCGTCAAGCCGGCAGGTCctccggcctagccgaactgtcctacgcgacagactTCGATTCCTCCGTATAATCGAGTGGTAAAAGATCTGGAACTTCTCATCCATTCTTCTTGTGTTGATCTCGTGAATCATGAACACGTGACAAATCAAATGTATGGACCGAGCGTCGGAGCCTCGTCGGGCCTGCGCTCACGCCGAAGGCGTCGAAGGAATACGCCCAGTAGGCGTCGCGTTGGTGCACTCGTACCCCGAGGGCTATGTTCTCTTCCACGCTTACCACGCCCACCAACAGAGACCGGTGATGGCCTGGCGCATGTGGCAGCCTGCATGCTAGCCATGCTTTCAGTGTCATTCTCAGATCTTCCTTTGACCGTGTGAGACGAGCGGCCAACTGCTCCTACGCGAAAAATGGATCTCACTATCTAACAGTTGCCCAGGAGGCGATTGTGCATGCACATGGGGCCTGTGTTCCTTGACCGTGAGTCTGTGAGACCATTTATTTCCTCGCCATTTTGTTTGGATAAGAACAAATCGCATGAATTTGTGAGCAGTTGAGCTAGACCTATTTGTTACAAAACAATGTAATATATGATCAAGACCCATCCAACCGTTGATTCTACGGTTATTTGATCCAAGGGTCTGATGCCCTTTGTACACATGTATATATATGGAGATCCCTGCAATAAACGGAGAACACCAGTCATTTGTCTCATTCTCTCTTTTGTCTCTCCATTTTGCCACTGAGCACTGCAATAGAgcgcaacacgttatcagcacggtcTCAAGGGAGAAATCAGAGAAGGGGAAGAGGAAGAACACGCTGTTCTTGACAAGAACAGCAAGATCGATCTACACATCAACAGCAAGGTATGGAGCATACCGTTTCCATGCGCATACGCcgtatgcgcgaagttcttcacaTTGTTGATGATGCGATGTTGGAAGCGTTCACCGTTGGGCAAGCCGCAGCGCTTCCACCGGTGCACGCGATCCCTGAACGCCGTGTGcaagtgcaaaatgtgcacttctgcgTTCTCCATGGATGGACAGCGGTGGTTCCACTGCCAGTGGTGGAGTGTGGACTCCCCATTGCATCCCCGTCGCCACCGGCGCCGGTGTTTGACGCGGGATCGTCCGCATCGGCCCCCATGGATGTCGATTTGGCAGCACCACCACCGCCTCCGCCCACTGCAGCGATTGTTGCTCGTCGTTCGCCATCTCCGCCGCCGCCCGTGGTCGTCGGAACCATCGCTGCCCGTCGTGGGCAGCCCCCTCGCGCCGTCCATGCTCCACGCGGACGTGTCATCTTCACTGGCCACCGTCCAAATGGGGTGGCTCCATCTTCCTCCTCCAACGGGAGGGCCTAATGGCCCTTTGTCCGGCCGGTGGTGGTTGCCGCCACGACGGCCGGTTGGGGGAGGGGGTTGGGGAGCGGCTTGGGCCCCAGGACGGCTCGCTCGGCTACGCAACTCGAGCGCGGGCGCGGATCTGGGCCAGGGCGCGCGACCTCGCGCGCGAGGCAGGCGGCCAGAGAGCCCAACGCGGGCACGGCGGCCCCGTGCTGCTCGGCCCCCACGAGCAGAACCGAGGCGCCCGCGGCCGGCCCCTCGCGGAGTTCGGCGTGGCCGCCTCCTGGTGCGGGGTTGGCTGACACCGGCACGCATGACGAGGACGCCCCGGCGCGGCTCGGACGTGGGTGTCGGCGCTCCTCAGCATGGGAGCCATGGCGGCTGTCAAGGCCGGCGCTCGGCGCATGCGCATCCTCGGCAGGAGGAGGGGGCCGGCCTCGACGCACGTACGCGACACCCGCTGGCTCTGGCCGGACGTGGCAGTGCGGCCCCAGGCGCGGGAGAAGGCCCCGGCGCGGGCGGCTCCGGTCTGGCGCGCTCGGCGCGGTATCCCGGTAGCGCTCGGCGCGACCCACCGAGACGCCCTGCGCGGCTCCCACCAGGCGAGGACGCGGGCGCGGGAGTCCTCGGCCAGGAGGCGCTTGGCGGGCGCTGGCGGCTGGGACTTCGGCCCCCTGACGGCGGCGGCTGGGAAAGCTCCTGTGGGCGACGGCGGCTGGGGGCGGTTAGGGTtggaaaccctagccgccccaatATAAAATAGGCTTTTTGGGCCtctgttgggccgcctgggcagGCCAGCTGGGCTGGGCCGGCGTGCAGGCCTCTGGCCGCTGCCTGGCTCGCCTGGCAGGCCGCTGGGCTACTTTCAGAGGCCTAATATAGCCTGTTTTACCATTTTAAATTCTGAATTTCTGTATAAGACTATGTTTTATATGCATTTTCAGTTCAAAGTTATCTTAGGCGTCTAAATTCGTGATTTAGACTGCATATATTGTAAAGACATATCTGTTTTATTGTAAATATAGCAGATTTTAGTTCGTGAATTATTGTTTGTTTTACATTAATAATTCACATATCTCTACTTGCTATTATTTACGCATTCATTTATGTTTGCATATAAATATAGCATTTATTAAGTTCAGACTTAATAAAACTCATGCAAAAATGAAATTACATTATTTTGGATTAAGAGCATAGGGAGAtagagtcctaagcattggctgcactaaattctttatagaatttagtagcccagagaccgtgcttgtGGCAGCATTTGGAATGCCTATCTCTATGAGGTCTACATCCCTCGGGATGATTACCAATACGTGCTATCCAAAATAACAGGATATGGAGTTATTGAATTTTACTTTGATAATTAATAGAGCATGGgtagtggagacctaagcattggctgcagtTTGTTCATTTATGAACTTATCTGCCTAGAGACCGTGCTTTTAGGCAGCAAgtttcttgcccactactagatctacctcattaatttgaggattatctatactatgcttactaaaattcaaagtatttattcaattggaaggtttggaaccttcaggaaactcatatcacatgtaagagttagtgaattttactttgataattagtagagcatgggtagtggagacctaagcattggctgcggtttGTTCATTTATGAACTTATCTGCCTAGAGACCATGCTTTTAGGCAGCAAgtttcttgcccactactagatctacctcattaatttgaggattatctaTACTATGCTTACTAAAATTCAAAGTATTTATTCCATGGGAAGGTTTGGAACCTTCAAGAAACTCGTTACATATGTAATTTTGCATATTGAGCTTACAACATCACCATTGTGACTATTAATTTATGCGTAAATTAATGGATGTCCATGGTAATGACTGTAGGAACATGTCAACCAAAGAGTTCGAGGAACTCGCCCTTGATGGGCATAACTACCCAACTTGGGCTTCAGATATTGAAATAATTTTTGCTTCTCGTGGGATCATTGATGCAATAGCAGCACCCATCACTGGTACTGATCCAGTGAATGATGTTAAAAAGAACACAGCACTTTTCCTTCTGAGGCTTTACATCCATAAGGACCTTAAGCAAGAGTACCTTATGGAGAGATGCCCTCATAACTTGTGGAAATCTCTCAAAGAGCGCTATGAACAGCAAAAGGAGCTCATATGGCCGTCAGCCAACCATGAGTGGAACCACCTTCGTCTGCAAGATTTTAAATCTGTTGCAGAATATAACCATGCTCTTCATAGCATTTGTTCTAAATTGAAATTTTGTGAGAAAGAGCCCACTGAAGCAGACAAGATAGAGAAGACTCTATCTACCATGCTTCCAGAGGATAGGATATTGCATCAGCAGTATCGCTCTAGCAATTTCCAGAGATATTCTCAACTCATGCACACATTGACCCAAGCAGAAAAGCATCATGAGCTTCTTCTAAAGAATGCTCAGCAGCGCCCTCCTGGGTCTGCCCCTCTGCCTGAGGTACATTTCAATGTGCATAAGACTGAGAATAAGAAAGGATTCAAGAAAAACTTCAagaatcctcctggacctcacAAATTCAAGAAGAACAAATTCCACAAGAAAggtaaaggaaaaggaaaaggaaatggcAAGCCTCTACCATCTAAGGGCAACAGAGCTTGCCTTAAATGTGGTACTGAGGGCCATTTTGCTAGGGACTGCACTTGCCCTAAGCACCTTGTTCTTTTGTATCAACAATCCCTAAAGAAGCCAAAGTCTGATAAGCCTGGTTTTGAGGCTCATTTCAATTCTACTGAAGCACCAATTGAGGTTGGAAGTTCTTCACTGGCTTCTGGTGACCTGAAGAACACTCTTGCTAAAGAGCACCTCAATGTGGTTGACAACAAGCCCCCACTTCTACAAGAAGATGAATCTGATGATATGATCATTGAGTATATGTCAAAGGATCCATTTGGAGATTTGGCATAAATCTCTCATGCTTGGAGATTTGATCAAGATCACTGTGGCTTGTGTGGTTGTTCTATACTGTCTTTATAATGTTGTTGTAATAAGTAGAGGTATACAATCTCATGTGTTGAGATGTAACACACTCTACAAGACCAGTGTTGGGTCCTGTGTGTAGTGCGAACTCATTGGATGAGTCGCCATACCATTATTGTAATATTGTTTCGACATTGTGATATTTAAATATCATGTTATGTATAGTACTAAGTTGCATCACACAAATTCTTATTCAGAATTTTTATTTATGTATAGATGCATAATGATGACAACTCGACGGAAGAGGAATTATGCCTTGTGGACAGTTGTACCACAAACTCTATACTTAGGGAGATCAAATACTTTCAGACTCTTAAGAAAAGAGATGGGAAAGTTTTGACCATCGCCGGACGCGATGCTGTGATAGTTGGCTCTGGTCGAGCAACTATTACACTCCCCATGGGTACTGAAATTGTGATCGAGGATGCATTATTGTATCCTGATTCTACACGTACCCTCCTAAGTTTTAGAGATATCCGGCAAAATGGATTTCATATTGAAACccatgatgaaaatcaagaagagtTTCTCTTCTTGACCAAGCCGAATAAATATGGCAAGCGCATATGCGAGAAAATTCCATCACTCACGTCAGGGTTGTACTATACATATATTAAGAGCAATGCACATGTTGCATACAAGGTAATTTTCCAAGATGTTGATGCATTCCAAATTTGGCATGATCGACTTGGTCATCCTGGCGTAGGGATGATGAGGAAAATTACAGGCAATTCAATTGGCCATAATCTGCCCACAACAAGTTTTCCCAAATCTCAGGATTTTGTTTGCACCGCATGTGCAACTGGGAAACTTATTTTGAGACCATCATATCTCAAAATTAAAGCTGAACCGCTTAAATTCCTTGAAAGGATTCAAGGAGATATTTGTGGGCCCATTATGCCAACTTCTGGGCCGTTCAGGTATTTCATGGTACTGATTGACGCATCTACTAGATGGTCACATGTGTGTTTACTATCAACACGCAACCATGCATTTGCCAAGATAATGTCTCAAATTATCAAGTTAAAGGCAAATTTTCCTGAACATCGGATTAGTTCAATCCGAATGGACAATGCTGCTGAATTCAAATCTCAGGCATTCAATGATTATTGTATAGCGCTGGGGATTCAAGTACAGCACTCGGTACCGTATGTCCACACCCAGAATGGTCTGGCTGAGTCACTAATCAAGAGGATTAAACTCATAGCAAGGCCATTATTGATGAATTGCAAATTGCCTTCGTCGTGTTGGGGTCATGCAGTTCTGCACGCTGCTGACCTTATACAATTACGACCAACTGCATACCATTCAACATCCCCAATACAAATGGTACGTGGAAATCCTCCAAATATTTCCCATTTGCGTAAATTTGGATGTTGTGTATACATTCCAATCTCACCACCTCAGAGAACAGCTATGGGCCCACACAGGAAAGTGGGGATCTATGTGGGATTTCAatctccgtcgatcattaagtatTTAGAACCCTTGACAGGGGATCTATTTACAGCCCATTTTGCTGACTCTATTTTTGATGAGGAACATttcccggcattagggggagaattTAAGTACCAAAAAGAATGCCAGGAAATAAATTGGAATACTCAATGTGTTCCAGGTTCTGATCCACGTACTTCAGAAACTGAACTGCAAGTTCAGAAAATTATACATTTGCAAAGACTTGCAAATGAACTGCCAGATGCATTCACTAATTTCAAAGGTGTCACTAAATCATTCATTCCTGCTAGGAATGCACCAGAAAGAGTGGAAGTACCGAATAAGGCCACTCAACTCCTAGAGAGGAGAAGTATGGTGAATAAGCGCTGTTCTGTTGCTAAGAAGCAAAGAACAATAGTGAATGCAAAAGGACACCAATATGATACAATGTATCATGTGGATTGTGATGATCCACAACCCAGCTCGGATGTGCACATAACCGAGGCTGGGACATCGGAAAATCCTGGACACATCAATTTGGGAAATTCTGATGAGTCTCTAAGGAATGATGAAATTGCCATCAActatgttgagactggtgaaacatATGATAGAAAAGCTACCAATGTCGACATATATTTCTCCGAGCAGATTGCTGAGGACCTTCAAAATGATCTAGATCCAAAGACCATGGCAGAGTGCAGTAAGCGCTCGGATTGGATCAAATGGAAGGCAGCAGTCGAAGCGGAGTTAGCCTCGCTTTACAAAAGAGAAGTTTTCTCTGCTGTAATACCTACACCACGTGATATCTTCCCTGTGGGATATAAGTGGGTTTTCATTCGGAAACGAAATGAAAATGGTGAGGTAGTGAGATACAAAGCAAGGCTAGTAGCACAAGGGTTTACGCAAAGACCCGGCGTTGATTTCAACGAAACTTATTCACCAGTCATGAGTGCAATAACGTTCCGATATTTAATATCTTTGGCAGTGCAAAATCATCTATCTTTGCAGTTGATGGACGTAGTGACCGCATATCTTTATGGGTCACTGGATTCTGATATATACATGAAAGTTCCTGATGGAATAGATGTACCAAATCCAAAGGCAAAGCGCAACATGTATTGCGTAAAGTTGCAGAAGTCATTATATGGCTTAAAACAATCGGGCAGAATGTGGTACAACCGATTGAGTGAATTCCTTTTACGTAAGGGATACACGAAAAATGATGATTGCCCGTGCGTCTTCATCAAAAGATCCAAAGTGGGATTCTGTATCATATCAGTTTATGTTGATGACCTTAACATCATAGGAAATAAACTTGATATTGATGAAGCACGTCATCATTTGACGACGGAATTTGAGATGAAGGATTTGGGTAAAACCAAATTTTGCTTAGGTCTACAACTTGAGCATTTACCTTCTGGAATCCTTGTACATCAAAGTACATATACCCAAAAGGTATTGGAAAAATTCAACATGCATACGTCTTATCCTTCAAAGACTCCTATGGTGGTCAGATCTTTGGATTTAAAGAAAGATCCATTCAGACCACGGGATGATGAGGAACAGACATTGGGACCGGAGTTCCCATATCTCAGTGCTATTGGTGCATTGATGTATCTTGCTAATAATACCCGGCCGGATATTGCTTTTGCAGTAAACTTGTTAGCAAGGCACAGTTCTGCCCCAACGAAAAGACACTGGGTTGGCATTAAGAATATTTTCAGATACCTAAATGGCACAAAGGATCTAGGACTCTTTTACAAAAGAAGTAATGATCCTAGTTTAATTGGGTATACAGATGCTGGCTATTTATCTGATCCCCACAATGGCCGATCGCAAACAGGATTCGTATTCTTACAAGGTGGAACTGCCATATCGTGGAAATCGTCTAAACAGACTTTGGTGACCACGTCCACCAACCATTCTGAAATAATTGCATTATTTGAAGCATCACGTGAATGTGTATGGCTTCGTAGAATGGTGAATCATATACTCACAACTTGTGGTATTGGTTCTCTTGACTCACCAAcaattatctatgaagataattcagcttgtgttgttcagatggatacaggttatatcaagagcaatatcaataagcatatttctcctaaactgttttatccccatgaacttcaggaaaaaggggatataaacatcttgcaaacaaagtcttgtgataatcttgcagatctattcacaaaatctctaccatactctacatttcagaaatgtgttgagggGATTGGTATGAGACGACTTAAGTGCTTGCAAGGTTCAGGGGGAGTAATTCCCCATGATATATAACCTGTATTgaaccatcatattacactcttttctttgtatgagttttgccttactaaggttttctcatccaaagtttttaacgaggtaatatcaacaaagctatatgcttcatcattgatttttcccacaggggtttttatacatgatgattacaagcatatttttattttggAGACAATGTGAGATTATTCTCATTTTCCAAAAGATattgtgtactccttatttttcccacagggtttttgaggagataAGATAAATTGCAGATGATCAAACGGTTTTgggttgatcaagggggagtgttacaaaaCAATGTAATATATGATCAAGACCCATCCAACCGTTGATTCTACGGTTATTTGATCCAAGGGTCTGATGCCCTTTGTACACATGTATATATATGGAGATCCCTGCAATAAACGGAGAACACCAGTCATTTGTCTCATTCTCTCTTTTGTCTCTCCATTTTGCCACTGAGCACTGCAATAGAGCGCAACACTATTCATGCGGCAGGATCCAACAAAAGAAAAATGCCCGGTCAAAGTGGCTGCCACTTGAGTGCGTTGTGCATGTGCGCGGCGAGTAATAAAAAAACCCGAAATACGTGCGGTTGTGTGCATGTAAATATTGATTTTCGCATGCCATCATATACAAAAAGATGTGCCCATGCACATTTTTAACTATTAAAAAAAGGGGGTCGGTCAAAGCTACCGTACATGTCGGATGAAACTTTTGTATAATTTTAGTTGGTATGCATGCTTCAtatttttattctatttatttctTGTTGCAAATAACAAGTAGAATAAATAATGTTTTATGTTACAATTTCTACTTTAATAAATTATTTCTCGGagtaaataattagtagaaaaatgCATGCTTAAATATGAAAAAAATATTTTTACACCCGATGTGTAAAGATTATGCATTAATATTGGTATTTATTTTTCCTGCTTTATTTCCTGAAGTAAATAGTAGAAAATTATTAAATGCATGTGGAGTATATATTGTGTATActtaaatcgctctaaatatttgtgtTGTGTTGAGCTTTCGGACTCACGctgagcgattaaattgtatagtgggtactcaAACACGCCGATTAGGCTGCGTTGGTAATCGGCTGAGTTATGACATTAGCTGAATATtgactgcgccctggcaacacgatgcaatatttgtgccgttcgaacttagctgcgtcatgtgattgctatgttgtACTCTCGCTTAATCGGACCACTCCTGTTGA of Zea mays cultivar B73 chromosome 8, Zm-B73-REFERENCE-NAM-5.0, whole genome shotgun sequence contains these proteins:
- the LOC103636025 gene encoding NDR1/HIN1-like protein 2 yields the protein MGDRAYAPAVKPVPVRATNGTANGGGVGPPRPAPPSMVPGGRVPPPPMYRRRPAQSRPPARRAGRSARGWCCACCLWLTLVLVGLAFLGAIAAGVFYVVYRPRPPSFAVTSVRLAALNVSDSDALTSRVEFTVTARNPNDKIAFDYGDMAVSFASGGADVGDAVVPGFLHPAGNTTVIRAAASTAASTIDPVQAAALRSRKSHVMSAQMDAKVGFQIGRSKSKSINVRVSCAGVSVGLAKPAPAPAAAAPAPAPAPDAEPAPARGRGRGRSPRSVVRTSSSSSSSGGGGGGKLTPTDAKCKVRIKIWIWSF